In Deltaproteobacteria bacterium CG11_big_fil_rev_8_21_14_0_20_42_23, the following proteins share a genomic window:
- a CDS encoding elongation factor 4 translates to MDKNHIRNFSIIAHIDHGKSTLADRILDITGAVSDREKREQFLDQMDIERERGITIKAQTVTLPYTSLAGEKYVLNLIDTPGHVDFHYEVSRSLQACEGALLIVDATQGVQAQTIANALIAMAGNLEIIPVINKIDLPSADVERVKEEIEETLGIDASLAIPVSAKTGAGVKDLLEGIVNFLPPPKGSEEEPLRALIFDSWFDVYQGVVVLARVVEGKIAKGMKVHFMHLGKSFEVLKLGQFTPLPKEINELTAGEVGFVVANIKDVVDAQIGDTITSLDRPAANPLKGFQEVKSMVFAGLYPVDSAQYEDLREALEKLKLNDAAFTFEPETSLALGFGFRCGFLGSLHIEIVQERLEREYNINLISTAPTVVYKVETHSGKELEVHSPAKLPDPSEISQILEPYVLVTVHTPSEYLGGILGLCQTKRGEQQHMEYFGRDRVMVQYLLPFSELMVDFYDQLKSASRGYASLDYELREYRAAPLVKLSVLINGDNVDALSIIVHRDEAQRRGRDLVARMKDIIPRQMYDVAIQAAVGAKIIARETVKAMRKDVTAKCYGGDITRKRKLLEKQKAGKKRMKQVGSVEIPQEAFRSVLSTKK, encoded by the coding sequence ATGGATAAAAATCATATACGAAATTTTTCAATTATTGCTCATATTGATCATGGAAAGTCTACACTTGCCGATCGAATTTTGGACATAACAGGCGCTGTGAGCGATCGTGAAAAGCGAGAACAGTTCTTAGACCAGATGGATATTGAACGCGAGCGAGGGATAACCATTAAAGCGCAAACGGTAACTTTGCCTTACACTTCACTTGCTGGTGAAAAGTATGTGCTCAATCTTATTGATACTCCGGGCCATGTTGACTTTCACTACGAAGTTTCACGTTCACTTCAAGCATGTGAAGGCGCTCTTCTCATTGTTGATGCTACGCAAGGTGTGCAAGCGCAAACTATTGCCAATGCTCTCATTGCCATGGCGGGAAATTTAGAGATCATCCCCGTCATAAATAAAATCGATTTGCCAAGTGCCGATGTTGAACGAGTAAAAGAAGAAATTGAGGAAACCCTTGGTATTGATGCATCTCTTGCCATTCCTGTTTCTGCAAAAACTGGAGCTGGAGTAAAAGATTTGCTTGAAGGCATTGTGAATTTTCTTCCACCTCCAAAAGGAAGTGAAGAAGAACCGCTTCGTGCTCTCATTTTCGACAGCTGGTTCGATGTCTACCAAGGTGTGGTGGTACTGGCCAGAGTAGTGGAAGGAAAAATTGCCAAAGGCATGAAAGTGCACTTCATGCATTTGGGAAAAAGTTTTGAAGTGTTAAAGCTTGGCCAATTTACGCCGCTTCCGAAGGAGATTAATGAACTCACAGCTGGTGAAGTAGGTTTTGTTGTTGCTAATATTAAAGACGTGGTTGATGCGCAAATTGGAGATACCATTACTTCTCTAGATCGTCCCGCTGCAAATCCTTTGAAAGGTTTTCAAGAAGTAAAGTCGATGGTGTTTGCAGGTTTGTATCCCGTAGATTCCGCGCAGTACGAAGATTTGCGCGAGGCACTTGAAAAATTAAAACTCAATGATGCGGCGTTTACCTTCGAGCCCGAAACTTCTTTAGCACTTGGTTTTGGATTTCGTTGCGGCTTCTTAGGTTCACTTCACATCGAAATTGTTCAAGAACGTCTCGAGCGCGAATACAACATCAATCTTATTTCCACTGCACCAACGGTTGTCTACAAGGTGGAAACCCATAGCGGAAAAGAACTTGAAGTTCATAGTCCTGCCAAACTTCCCGATCCTTCAGAAATTAGCCAAATTTTAGAACCATATGTGTTGGTCACCGTTCATACTCCCTCAGAATATTTGGGAGGTATTCTTGGGTTGTGTCAAACCAAGCGTGGCGAGCAGCAGCACATGGAATATTTTGGTCGCGACCGAGTGATGGTTCAGTATCTTTTGCCCTTTAGTGAGCTGATGGTAGATTTTTACGATCAACTCAAATCTGCATCACGCGGATATGCTTCACTGGATTATGAATTAAGAGAATACAGAGCTGCTCCACTTGTAAAATTGAGTGTTCTTATCAACGGAGATAACGTCGATGCCTTGTCCATTATTGTCCACAGAGACGAAGCCCAACGGAGAGGAAGAGACCTTGTTGCAAGAATGAAAGACATCATCCCGCGGCAAATGTATGATGTTGCGATACAAGCCGCTGTCGGTGCAAAAATTATTGCGCGAGAAACCGTGAAGGCAATGAGAAAAGATGTAACTGCAAAATGCTACGGCGGAGATATAACTCGAAAAAGAAAGCTCCTCGAAAAACAAAAAGCTGGAAAGAAAAGAATGAAACAAGTGGGAAGTGTAGAAATTCCACAAGAAGCTTTTCGAAGTGTACTCTCAACCAAAAAGTAA
- a CDS encoding arginine--tRNA ligase — MIEQKVREAIIQAYHEARLAKDLQCACPDMIDVSRPKQSDHGDYASNIALAQAKAEQKKPREIAEILRTYLVNNSLFANVDVAGPGFINFSLHRDAYLKFLSIISEQGDCFGSSEFGKGKKIQIEFVSANPTGPLHIGHGRGAIYGDALASILKKAGYDVTKEYYVNDAGVQMRTLGLSVFLRALELKGQKISFPEDCYQGDYIISLAADVLKQQANLFCDEKKEEAIAFCGSYAGDLILAEIKQDLKDVGVEHDVYFFETELHKANKIQEALDYLQTKGFLFEQDGALWFKSQEFGDDKDRVLRKSDGSLTYFAADIAYHYHKYQQGFDRVIDIWGADHGGYVKRMEAAVQAMGYSADHFQAVLIQLVNLLRKGELVSMSTRRATYETLADVTKMIGKDVCRYFFLMRSHQAQLDFDLELARTASPDNPVFYIQYAHARIASIFRKADSLGIKLSSSPNLQHLSLPAELELVRFLLEYPKVLLASATYLEPHRVAFYLLDLARKFQTFYSLAKSDDRYRVLSDDKAISEAKLYLLKNIQIVLRSGLTTLGISAPEEMSREQSEESREDV; from the coding sequence ATGATAGAACAAAAAGTAAGAGAAGCTATTATTCAAGCTTATCATGAAGCGAGATTGGCAAAAGATTTGCAGTGCGCTTGTCCAGACATGATCGATGTTTCCCGTCCAAAGCAAAGTGATCACGGAGATTATGCAAGCAACATCGCACTTGCTCAAGCAAAGGCAGAACAAAAAAAGCCGCGAGAAATTGCAGAAATTCTTCGCACGTATCTTGTGAACAACAGTTTGTTCGCCAATGTGGATGTTGCCGGACCTGGCTTCATCAACTTTTCACTTCATCGCGATGCATATCTCAAGTTTTTAAGTATCATTTCAGAACAAGGCGATTGCTTTGGGTCTTCAGAGTTTGGAAAAGGAAAAAAAATTCAAATTGAATTTGTAAGTGCCAATCCAACGGGTCCGCTACACATCGGACATGGAAGAGGCGCTATATATGGAGATGCGCTTGCAAGCATTTTGAAAAAGGCAGGGTATGACGTTACAAAAGAGTATTATGTGAATGATGCCGGTGTTCAAATGCGTACGCTTGGACTTTCCGTTTTTCTTCGCGCTTTAGAACTAAAAGGACAGAAGATATCTTTTCCCGAAGATTGCTATCAAGGTGATTATATCATCTCTCTTGCTGCTGATGTGTTGAAGCAACAAGCAAATTTATTTTGCGATGAAAAGAAAGAAGAAGCCATTGCCTTTTGTGGTAGCTACGCAGGTGATCTTATTTTAGCCGAGATCAAGCAAGACTTGAAAGATGTTGGCGTTGAGCACGATGTTTATTTTTTCGAAACAGAACTTCACAAAGCAAACAAAATTCAAGAGGCATTAGATTATTTGCAGACCAAAGGTTTTCTCTTCGAACAAGATGGCGCGCTTTGGTTTAAAAGTCAGGAGTTTGGAGACGATAAGGACAGAGTGCTGCGCAAAAGTGATGGGAGTCTCACCTATTTTGCTGCCGATATTGCCTATCATTATCACAAATACCAGCAAGGTTTTGACCGCGTTATCGATATTTGGGGAGCCGATCATGGCGGCTATGTAAAGCGCATGGAAGCTGCCGTTCAGGCCATGGGGTATTCTGCGGATCACTTTCAAGCGGTGTTAATTCAGTTGGTCAATTTGCTGCGGAAGGGTGAGTTGGTTTCCATGTCTACCAGACGTGCTACCTACGAAACCCTGGCAGATGTTACCAAAATGATAGGAAAAGATGTTTGTCGCTATTTCTTTTTAATGCGTTCGCATCAGGCGCAGTTAGATTTCGATCTTGAACTGGCCAGGACTGCATCTCCCGATAATCCCGTGTTTTATATCCAATATGCGCACGCTAGAATTGCCAGCATTTTCCGAAAGGCAGATTCTCTTGGTATCAAGTTGTCTTCGTCTCCAAACCTGCAGCACCTTTCGTTGCCGGCGGAATTAGAGCTGGTTCGCTTTTTGCTGGAGTATCCAAAAGTTCTGCTTGCGTCAGCTACGTACTTGGAGCCACATCGAGTTGCCTTTTATTTGTTAGACCTTGCCCGTAAATTTCAAACGTTTTATAGTCTCGCAAAATCAGATGATCGCTACCGTGTTCTCTCTGACGATAAGGCAATAAGTGAGGCCAAGCTCTATCTCTTGAAAAATATTCAGATTGTGCTACGAAGTGGTCTTACAACCTTGGGGATATCAGCTCCTGAAGAAATGTCGCGTGAGCAAAGCGAAGAAAGCCGGGAGGATGTGTGA
- the speB gene encoding agmatinase yields MSGHSIQFLGLSESEATYEKAKVVFLPVPLEKTTSYAKGTANGPEAILQASTQVEFYDEEIDDEPFLLGLHTKASLQFEDLTLEESVALIEKEVEAIVKDKKLPFVFGGEHTISAPVVRAVGKFHPDLTVVQIDAHADLRQEYEGTPLSHASVMARILEKFPAVQIGIRALSKEEALWIKKDKLPVFFAHHIHRNPEWIDQALAAIKTEKVYLTIDIDGLDPSLVPDTGTPEPGGLSWLHTSSFLRRLMQEKEVVGMDLVELMPKEGSHGSNFIAARLASKCIGYWKKGKHF; encoded by the coding sequence ATGAGTGGACATTCAATTCAATTTTTAGGTCTCAGCGAATCGGAAGCAACTTACGAAAAAGCGAAAGTTGTTTTTTTGCCGGTACCACTTGAGAAGACAACTTCTTATGCAAAAGGTACAGCTAATGGGCCAGAAGCTATTTTGCAGGCGTCTACTCAAGTAGAGTTTTATGATGAAGAAATTGATGATGAGCCTTTTCTTCTTGGGCTTCACACAAAAGCTTCGCTTCAGTTTGAAGATCTTACCTTAGAAGAATCTGTAGCACTGATTGAAAAAGAAGTTGAAGCCATTGTAAAAGATAAAAAACTTCCCTTCGTTTTTGGAGGAGAGCACACCATATCCGCTCCTGTTGTGCGTGCGGTTGGCAAGTTTCATCCAGACCTCACCGTGGTGCAAATCGATGCCCATGCAGACTTACGTCAAGAGTATGAGGGAACTCCGCTTTCCCATGCTTCGGTGATGGCAAGAATTTTGGAAAAATTTCCTGCCGTTCAAATTGGAATTCGTGCTCTTTCTAAGGAAGAAGCTCTTTGGATTAAAAAAGATAAATTGCCAGTCTTTTTTGCTCATCACATTCACCGCAATCCAGAATGGATTGACCAAGCGCTGGCGGCAATCAAAACCGAAAAAGTCTATCTTACCATCGATATCGATGGTTTAGATCCTTCCCTTGTTCCAGATACCGGAACTCCAGAGCCAGGCGGCCTTAGCTGGTTGCACACAAGCTCATTTTTGCGACGTCTTATGCAAGAAAAAGAAGTTGTTGGAATGGACCTCGTAGAGCTGATGCCAAAAGAGGGCAGTCATGGTTCAAATTTTATTGCTGCAAGGCTTGCCTCGAAGTGCATTGGTTACTGGAAAAAAGGAAAACATTTCTAA
- a CDS encoding arginine decarboxylase, pyruvoyl-dependent, which translates to MPGYVPKRFFFTKGVGRHREKLQSFEHALRDAGIAPFNLVRVSSILPPHCKIVQRNKGVLHLNPGQIVHCVLSDVATNEPHRLIAASVGISLPKNEDHHGYISEHHSSGQTEKQAGDYAEDLAAEMLATTLGVQFDAEKDWNERKGTWTISGEIVKTTAVTQSAVGDKSGLWTTVVAGVVFVP; encoded by the coding sequence ATGCCAGGATACGTTCCAAAAAGGTTCTTTTTCACAAAGGGTGTTGGAAGACATCGTGAAAAGCTTCAAAGTTTTGAGCATGCTCTAAGAGACGCCGGGATTGCGCCATTTAATCTTGTGAGGGTTTCAAGTATCCTCCCACCACATTGTAAAATTGTTCAGCGGAATAAAGGTGTGCTCCACCTCAATCCTGGGCAAATCGTACACTGCGTCTTGTCTGACGTTGCAACCAATGAACCTCATCGTCTTATTGCTGCCTCCGTTGGTATTTCGCTTCCCAAGAACGAAGATCATCACGGTTATATCTCGGAGCATCACAGCTCTGGACAAACTGAAAAGCAGGCTGGAGATTATGCCGAAGATCTCGCTGCCGAAATGTTAGCCACAACTTTGGGCGTGCAGTTTGACGCAGAAAAAGATTGGAACGAACGAAAAGGTACTTGGACTATTTCTGGTGAAATCGTGAAAACAACCGCCGTTACTCAATCAGCCGTTGGTGATAAATCAGGTTTATGGACAACTGTTGTAGCTGGCGTTGTTTTTGTTCCTTGA
- a CDS encoding phosphoglycolate phosphatase, whose amino-acid sequence MNNQKSKAYIFDLDGTVVNPGTAIPRCINYALKQQGEKTVPIERLKRYIGYSLEEIFITVTGRKDKRFVKKCIDSYRERFHKEGIAEHRLYPGIVGLLDAVSKEAKLYVASNKPTASCEMVLDHLGIRGLFTKIYGSALKKPLLKQEVLQQVIKDEKIMEPVFIGDRASDIDAAKKCQCTSIGVSYGYGTREELRNAGADRLAETVGELRQCLLTNP is encoded by the coding sequence ATGAACAACCAAAAAAGTAAAGCCTATATCTTTGATCTTGATGGAACCGTTGTGAATCCTGGCACGGCCATCCCACGTTGTATCAACTATGCCCTTAAGCAGCAGGGTGAGAAGACTGTTCCTATTGAGCGTCTTAAACGTTACATTGGGTACTCTCTCGAGGAAATCTTCATTACGGTCACAGGCCGCAAAGATAAGCGCTTCGTAAAGAAGTGTATCGATTCCTACCGCGAGCGCTTTCACAAAGAAGGTATTGCCGAGCACAGGCTCTATCCCGGCATTGTGGGTTTGCTCGACGCCGTCTCTAAAGAGGCGAAGCTGTATGTGGCCAGCAACAAGCCTACAGCTTCATGTGAGATGGTTTTAGATCATTTGGGTATCCGGGGCCTGTTTACCAAAATTTATGGCTCAGCGCTCAAAAAGCCACTCTTGAAACAGGAAGTGCTTCAGCAAGTGATTAAAGATGAAAAAATTATGGAACCTGTCTTTATTGGAGACAGAGCCTCAGACATAGATGCCGCCAAAAAGTGCCAATGCACCTCTATTGGAGTTTCTTACGGCTATGGCACCAGAGAAGAACTCCGAAATGCCGGAGCAGATAGACTAGCCGAAACAGTAGGTGAGTTAAGACAGTGTTTGCTCACCAATCCTTAA
- a CDS encoding adenylosuccinate synthase: MATYVIIGSQWGDEGKGKIVDLLSPKVDYVARYQGGANAGHTVVVEGEKTVLHLLPSGILHDGTVCIIGNGVVLDPDALLSEMEMLQERGRSVTPNLLAISNRAHLLFSYHKQLDKLREEHRGKKSIGTTGCGIGPCYEDKVARFGIRVGELLNLPALSLRLQEILIYKNKQLKDLGGTALGFDELFQSCTMWAKRLAPFIRDTTFLLADAKRANKNILLEGAQGTQLDVDHGTYPFVTSSTTISGGATSGTGLGPTSIDGVLGVVKAYTTRVGSGPFPTELSNEIGEYIGKNGHEFGATTGRKRRCGWLDIKLLKYSVQVNGITHIALTKLDVLSGLKNLQICTDYLYNGESFPGYPASEDEFSQCTPLYEEHPAWDEDISNVHRYEDLPAAALSYIKRIEELLEVPISIVSLGQDRHSTLIRTQLFE; encoded by the coding sequence ATGGCAACGTATGTAATTATCGGTTCTCAATGGGGTGATGAAGGAAAAGGAAAAATTGTAGATCTTTTGTCACCTAAAGTTGATTATGTTGCCAGATATCAAGGCGGCGCAAATGCAGGCCATACCGTTGTTGTAGAAGGGGAGAAAACCGTTTTACATCTGCTTCCTTCAGGCATTCTTCACGATGGGACCGTTTGCATTATTGGAAACGGAGTGGTGTTAGACCCCGATGCTTTGCTGAGTGAAATGGAAATGTTGCAAGAGAGAGGTCGCAGTGTAACTCCAAATCTTCTCGCCATCAGCAACAGAGCGCATCTGCTTTTTTCTTATCACAAACAACTTGATAAATTACGCGAAGAGCATCGTGGGAAAAAATCCATCGGAACAACAGGTTGTGGCATTGGCCCTTGTTATGAAGATAAAGTGGCAAGATTTGGAATTCGAGTTGGTGAACTTTTGAATCTGCCAGCACTTTCCCTTCGGCTTCAAGAAATTCTTATCTACAAAAATAAACAACTTAAAGATTTGGGTGGAACAGCTCTTGGCTTTGATGAGCTTTTTCAATCTTGTACCATGTGGGCCAAGCGTTTGGCTCCCTTTATTCGAGACACAACTTTTCTTCTTGCAGATGCAAAACGTGCGAATAAAAATATCTTACTTGAAGGTGCGCAAGGCACTCAGCTTGATGTTGATCACGGAACCTATCCTTTTGTAACTTCTTCCACCACAATCTCTGGTGGAGCTACAAGTGGTACAGGTCTTGGTCCCACTTCTATAGATGGCGTTTTGGGTGTGGTGAAGGCTTATACCACGCGAGTGGGAAGTGGTCCGTTTCCAACTGAACTTTCCAATGAGATTGGCGAGTACATTGGAAAAAATGGACATGAATTCGGTGCAACTACAGGCAGAAAGCGACGTTGCGGCTGGTTGGATATCAAGTTGCTTAAATATTCGGTGCAAGTAAATGGTATCACTCACATCGCACTTACAAAATTGGATGTGCTGAGCGGCCTAAAAAATCTGCAGATTTGTACCGACTATTTATACAATGGCGAATCGTTTCCAGGTTATCCCGCATCTGAAGATGAGTTTTCACAATGCACTCCGCTCTATGAAGAACATCCTGCGTGGGACGAAGACATTTCAAACGTGCATCGCTATGAAGATTTACCTGCTGCGGCACTTTCTTACATCAAGCGTATTGAAGAATTGCTTGAAGTTCCTATTTCCATTGTCTCTCTTGGCCAAGATCGACACTCAACTCTTATCAGAACTCAACTTTTTGAATGA
- the argF gene encoding ornithine carbamoyltransferase, producing MPKHLRHMFDFSADDIMNLFERTAWMKKELKAGRSHRPLEGKTLAMVFEKSSTRTRVSFEVGMFQLGGHALNITTAASQLGRGETYQDTARVLSRYVDAIMHRTFEQSRLEEMVEGSSVPVINGLSDLYHPCQVLTDLFTVSEHKENITNLKIAYVGDGNNMCNSWINAALILGFELSIACPSGYEVPHMMREKIQQLGKSEKIHIGNDAVAAVKSADVINTDTWISMGQEGEDVEAKKKLFMPYQVNAELLSHAAKDAIVLHCLPAHRNEEITDEVMDGPQSRIFDEAENRLHVQKAILEKLILA from the coding sequence ATGCCAAAACACCTTCGTCACATGTTCGATTTTAGCGCTGATGATATCATGAATCTTTTCGAGAGAACGGCGTGGATGAAAAAAGAACTCAAAGCGGGAAGAAGCCATAGACCGCTAGAGGGAAAAACGCTGGCGATGGTTTTTGAAAAATCCTCTACCAGAACAAGAGTTTCTTTTGAAGTAGGCATGTTTCAACTTGGGGGTCACGCGCTTAACATTACTACAGCAGCATCTCAGCTTGGAAGAGGTGAAACCTATCAAGATACCGCCCGCGTTCTTTCACGATATGTCGATGCCATTATGCATCGCACTTTTGAGCAAAGTCGTTTGGAGGAAATGGTGGAAGGCTCGTCAGTTCCTGTCATCAATGGTCTTTCTGATTTGTATCATCCTTGCCAAGTCTTAACGGATCTTTTTACTGTTTCAGAACATAAAGAAAATATTACAAACCTTAAAATTGCGTACGTTGGTGATGGCAACAACATGTGTAATAGTTGGATTAATGCTGCGCTTATTTTGGGCTTCGAACTTTCTATAGCATGCCCGTCCGGATATGAAGTGCCTCACATGATGAGAGAAAAAATCCAACAACTTGGGAAATCTGAAAAAATTCATATTGGGAATGATGCCGTTGCCGCCGTAAAATCTGCTGATGTAATCAACACAGATACCTGGATTAGCATGGGGCAAGAAGGTGAAGATGTAGAAGCAAAGAAAAAACTTTTCATGCCATATCAAGTGAATGCAGAACTTTTATCTCACGCTGCTAAGGATGCCATTGTTTTGCATTGTCTTCCAGCGCATAGAAATGAAGAAATTACAGACGAAGTGATGGATGGCCCACAATCGCGCATCTTTGATGAAGCCGAAAATCGCTTGCACGTTCAAAAAGCAATTTTAGAAAAACTTATTTTGGCTTAG
- a CDS encoding tyrosine recombinase, whose translation MTAEEVYNAFSSYLRDERRMSVHTHKNYLGDIRQFLDFLFAKNPDVKNDCLKVFASIESKEVREYIRTLFDSKSASSVARKLASLRTFFHYCVRSKWMSVNPAQDVVSPKIPKKVPKFLTVDEMFSLLKAPNPKDFLGLRDQAMLELMYSSGLRVSELVSLNADDLDLSLMEAKIKGKGGKERIVPVGEKACLVLHDYKEKRIFYYPHLSEKAPLFINRRGGRITARSVERMVQKYIKVTGIQKVVTPHVLRHTFATHLLGAGADMRGIQEMLGHSSLSTTQKYTHVSVEKLAEVYDRTHPKA comes from the coding sequence ATGACGGCAGAAGAAGTTTACAACGCGTTTTCTTCGTATCTTCGTGACGAGAGGCGCATGTCGGTGCATACGCATAAAAATTATCTGGGCGATATTCGGCAATTTCTTGATTTCCTTTTTGCAAAAAATCCTGATGTGAAGAATGATTGTTTGAAAGTTTTTGCTTCCATCGAAAGCAAAGAAGTTCGTGAATATATTCGCACTCTTTTTGACAGCAAATCTGCTAGCTCTGTTGCCAGAAAACTTGCCTCACTCCGTACTTTTTTTCACTATTGTGTAAGGTCGAAATGGATGAGTGTAAATCCAGCTCAAGATGTGGTGAGTCCAAAAATTCCAAAAAAAGTACCAAAATTTCTCACCGTCGATGAAATGTTTTCATTGCTTAAAGCCCCCAACCCAAAAGACTTTCTAGGCCTTCGCGACCAGGCGATGCTTGAGCTGATGTATTCATCTGGTTTGCGCGTGAGTGAGTTGGTATCGTTAAATGCAGACGATTTAGATCTCTCCCTCATGGAAGCCAAAATTAAAGGTAAAGGCGGAAAAGAACGTATTGTTCCTGTGGGCGAAAAGGCCTGTTTAGTTTTACATGACTACAAAGAAAAACGAATTTTTTACTATCCTCACCTCAGCGAAAAAGCTCCGCTTTTTATCAATAGAAGAGGCGGGAGAATTACCGCGCGCAGTGTAGAGCGGATGGTACAAAAATATATTAAGGTTACAGGAATACAAAAAGTGGTCACGCCGCACGTGTTACGCCACACTTTTGCTACTCACTTGCTCGGTGCTGGTGCTGATATGCGAGGAATTCAGGAAATGTTAGGTCACTCGAGCCTCTCAACCACTCAGAAGTATACTCATGTAAGTGTTGAAAAACTGGCCGAAGTTTATGATCGTACGCACCCAAAAGCATAG